In Xiphophorus maculatus strain JP 163 A chromosome 2, X_maculatus-5.0-male, whole genome shotgun sequence, one genomic interval encodes:
- the armc10 gene encoding armadillo repeat-containing protein 10 yields the protein MGDGSVVPRLGNMKALLGIVAGAGASYGLYKLISGQVFKKTKKNPHNERPSVKSSQQGGIKLRPGSLLAKVSGLDVVCARPDDDTSGEIVHQSPNKLELHHLKMLLSRLQTIDDASDRAQFLLTLGNAAAFTVNQNQIRELEGIPVIAGFLSDPAPEVRVQALNALNNLCMNIENQEQIKLYVPQVLELIEMSAVNSDLQLGALRLLTNLSVTDKHQHLLKGSVTLLLSLLVVSSEALQVQTSKVLVNLSSNPDMMDDIVQAQAPASVLLLFDERTSPAVLLRLLTFVGNLKAWRPSAQVADELRRKQDCLFLVMLDESSQLHGKLVRLLSHPAGEIQAQVARILT from the exons ATGGGTGATGGCAGTGTTGTCCCCAGGCTCGGCAACATGAAGGCTCTGCTGGGGATTGTTGCGGGTGCTGGCGCTTCTTACGGACTGTACAAACTTATCAGCGGACAAGTTTTcaagaaaaccaagaaaaatcCCCACAATGAACGTCCCAGCGTGAAGAGCAGCCAGCAGGGGGGGATTAAGCTACGGCCGGGGAGTCTGCTAGCGAAAGTATCCGGACTGGATGTAGTCTGTGCCCGTCCTGATGATGATACATCAG GAGAGATCGTCCATCAATCCCCCAACAAACTGGAGTTACATCACTTGAAGATGCTGCTGTCACGTTTGCAGACCATCGATGATGCATCTGATCGGGCTCAGTTTCTCCTCACGTTGGGAAACGCTGCTGCCTTCACCGTAAATCAG AACCAAATTCGTGAATTAGAAGGGATTCCTGTCATAGCTGGCTTCCTTTCTGATCCTGCTCCAGAGGTTAGAGTGCAAGCTCTGAAtgctttaaataatttgtgtATGAACATCGAAAACCAGGAGCAAATAAAG cTTTATGTGCCACAAGTGCTGGAACTGATTGAAATGTCGGCAGTGAACTCTGACCTTCAGCTGGGTGCTTTGCGGCTGCTGACGAACCTCTCAGTCACAGACAAACATCAGCATTTGCTGAAGGGATCGGTCACTCTTTTATTGTCTCTGCTGGTTGTCAGCAGTGAAGCATTACAG gTTCAGACCTCAAAAGTTCTCGTTAATTTATCATCTAATCCAGATATGATGGATGACATAGTTCAAGCTCAG GCTCCTGCTTCTGTGCTGCTTCTCTTTGATGAACGAACGTCTCCGGCCGTGCTGCTGCGACTGCTAACCTTTGTAGGGAACTTGAAGGCCTGGAGGCCCTCTGCACAGGTGGCTGACGAGCTTAGACGAAAACAGGACTGTCTGTTTCTGGTCATGCTGGATGAATCCTCCCAGCTGCACGGCAAACTTGTCCGGCTGCTTTCACACCCCGCTGGGGAGATTCAGGCCCAAGTAGCTCGTATATTGACCTAG